The Glycine soja cultivar W05 chromosome 8, ASM419377v2, whole genome shotgun sequence genome has a window encoding:
- the LOC114421215 gene encoding uncharacterized protein LOC114421215 — protein sequence MENNSRSPREGCMDFAVHSQVIKIKEEIEKIKHPSLQLHMRRALLRDVNRLRSRSPLGFADRERAILT from the coding sequence ATGGAGAACAACAGCAGGAGTCCGCGAGAGGGTTGCATGGATTTTGCAGTTCACAGCCAAGTGATAAAGATTAAGGaagaaattgagaaaataaaGCACCCTTCACTTCAGCTACACATGAGGCGTGCCCTTCTCAGAGATGTCAACCGCCTCCGCTCTCGCTCACCCCTCGGATTTGCAGACAGAGAGAGAGCTATCCTTACTTAG